The window ATAAGGGATCTTTTAAGCTTTCACCTAGGTTTCAAAACACGGAATCGTCCATGCCGATTCTGGAATCGACTGAGTTAGTCCCAAAAACCCCCCaacgattctagggttttagcCAATAAATCGGTTGTATCAGTTCGATACACTGTCGAGTACTGGTTTCAATCCGAATTGACCGATTcacaattttaaaaaatgtgGTTTTCACCGATCTTAGTTATTCTGTCAGTTCTAAATTCATCTTGATCGAAATACACCAAATAGAGTTTCATATTTGTCTAGTGCATCAGGCCATCACAAGTCATGGTTTTAATAATCGGTACCAGATCGGACATGGAATTGGTTGAGCTCGATCCGGATACAATACCAATACGGATCAGATGAATTGGGCAAAAAGTGGTTCAATGGTGAAAATAAGTCCAATACCGAAAACTGCTCGATTCGCTCAATTCCAAGCATCTGTAACAGTATCGGACATATAATCAAAAGGCAAAGGTACCAAGTAGCACAGCTAGTAAAACCATTGGTTGGCTGGAGCGATGCTCTAGGATTGAATCTCACCTTCACTAGAGGGGGGTTGGGCTGGtgaatttttatatatataatgggaaaaagaacactgacTGATCACATGCAGCTTGCACTCAGACACAGCCCCCtaaaatgatcgccccacccccTTACAAAATGCAAAATCCCCCCCTCTTGGTTGATGCCCCtacgtgcactctcattggccccgcaATGGTGCAAAGGCCACGCAGCCAACCATGTTGAGCATGAAGGATTGCAACAAATAGTGATTCATCATCTATCCTGAAGGTTTCAATTCTATTGGACAATCTATGAGAATTGTCTCCAGGCCACATGTACTAGCACAGGTGACCACTAAAACTCCCCTGAACTATGATCAAGCATATGAACTTGTTTTATCTCTAAGCAGTACTCTCCGCTCATGTTATTTTCTTCCGTTCTACTTCATCTTTCCCAGAATGCAGCTGCTATCTTTTACCGCCTCAACTGTACCGGGATCTGAAAGATTCTCTTTGGAAGCAGGAATGCAAATTGTCCCAACCGAAGAACCAGATTAGGACCTAAAGGAGCAAGGGCTGAACTTATCCCAAACCTACATACGTTAGAACAGTTCAAGCTGGAAAGAACCCAAGTCAGGCAACGGCCACTGAGCCATTTGAGTCGGACAAGCTCTCCTATGCAAACGGAAGCCCAAAGTCGTCCTATTGAAAGTCTGAAATTCTGGTTCCCAAGCTACAAAGAGGTCTTGAAAGCATTAGGCACCGGAAGCAGTCCAATCCCAACCAGAAGATTATCGTGGGTATTGAAAACAATTTCAACTGCTCAGGCAGAAGCCCTTCAAGGTCAACATATGAAAGCATTGCTGCAAGCTCAAAATAACTCCCGGTTGATATAAGAGTTCATGGTGCAGGAATCAAGTAAAGCTACAAGAAAAGTAACTGGCATCATATATTAACACAAGCACTGACATTATGGAACTTTGCAGTAAGAGTTGGAGAGAAAAATTCATTACAAGTTGGGTCAAAATTCTTAAACATaccaaaatgaaaagaaaacagaaagctaagaaagaaagaattgttTCCCCAATTGCCAATTAAGTTATCAAGGATAACATAATTATGCATTCCTCCATACCCCCACATTGAGTAGAAAGCTCCTTCCCACTTTTATTAACTTCCGACCTCTACGGCAGCAGGCACATTGAACAAATCTCCATTGAATGAAATGGTTAGGGATAAATACATACAAACCAAGTGAGTTTGTTCATGAcattcttctattttctgaaTCCAAGAACAGGTCTATCATCTCGCATTCTTAGCCATCTCATCAACATCCAATTCAACTTCCAACACTGGTGAATCCTTTCGCATACTGAAATGACTGGTAGAGAACAACAAATGAGCAACACAAACTTCCACATAGTCGCCAAAtttacaataaataaatatgtaAGATGGGAGAAATGGACCATGATATTTGGTAATCTTGTTTGGATAGCTCACCTGTTTTGTACAGGGCCGTGATCAACAGCTGTTCGCATAGCATATATGACTCTACCAACAATGTTTGTCATAGGAACAGGGCCAAATGCCCGACTGTCCTTGGCTTCCTGTCCAAAAATAAGTTTAGGTATAATGGCCTTCAAGACCTCACTAAAGATTAAATGAATCCACCAAATGCAAACTCTTACAACAATAATCGACCCTGAGGGTGGATGAGGAACGTATAACTAAATATAGAAACCTAACAAAGCAAACACTCTGAAAGTTGATATGGACCcatatatccaaaaaaaaaaaaaaacatggaccGCAGAATTTGAAGTTGATACTGTGAGACTAATGGAGGGTACCAGTAACAAAGTGGCTTCTTGTCAGTGATGTGGACAAAAGATCAAGAGGTCAGTGATCTGATTTTGAAGATTCTAGACAGCTGTAGTGTGCAAAGGTAATGATTATTTCATTTAAAATTAAGGAAATTATAACCATTTCACAGAGTATTGTTTCATTGTTTCTGGCAGCCCAAGGACAGGTTTCACCTTTAGTTTGATGGCTGCTTCCCTAGGGACCCTGGCCAGTAAAGGACAAAGACATTACTCGAATAATACTGCTTCCATCTGCTGCCTTTCTTAAGGTCCACAACTATTTTTTCAAGCtatgatttaaaatatttttcttggttTGAATTATGGGTGTATAAATTATAATATTACAGTTCACATATATTACCATGAGAAATTTCATGTGAAATTTTGTTAAGTTTACCATGAGATAAACAGAGCAATAATTACCCAAAAAATCACAGATGAAAATGACATTtgttaaataaaaattataaattaaagaCTGGATGTTAAAGCGTATAAAGGATATAAGGCAATGGCAATCCTGTTCAGCATACTACTAGCCACATCTGTTTTTTAGCATATCTTATCTGCAGTGTGGTAGGATAGACCACCAATTAGAAACTACTTCCTAGGAGACAACCAAGGAAAATCAATGAGATTGGATGACACTGGCCCATCTAACCAGGAGAGAGAACCCAAACTTTCAGAGACATTTTTACACCATCAGAAGGGTAAGGGGAAAGTAAATGGAAAAGAACAACCCATTCAATTGATTTCTGGTCCCATAGCTCTCCTTGGTCGGAGATCCCCTAAATATGGTATCCAATCTTCTCAGAGACTTGCTGCATGTCAACATATGCATATATTCACAGCTGGTGCACAAGGATGCCTGAGTGCCTAGACTCTATATTGCCCCTTTAGCATTACCTTCAACATAACTATTAACAGAcaactgaaatttctgatttttcacTTTCTCAAAATCTAAATGATGCATAAACGTGTAAATTTGTTAGACCTGAGATGCTCAATTGATCCCAAAACCAGTCCCATTAAGAACAACGAAATAAGAAAACGCCATATACCTTGGGCTTCAAAGCTTCATTGTCAGAAAGTACCCAACACTCATCCTTTTCAAGAACAAAAGGCTCATCTTTCTCTTCAGTAGACACCATCTCATATCCTTCCACAGCAGCCAACCTTCTAATCATATAATTATCAGGATTTTCTAGGTCCTTCAAGACAACCACATCTCCAACAAAAACACGCCTAACATAGAAATTAAATATGCAGTCAGAAAACTGTGCAAAATGAATCCAAGAAGCAAATACAGTCTCAAATACCATTAAGGTTTTGAATGCTGTAATAATTAACTACATCCTTGTTTAACAAAAATCCAATGAACTCAATGCACAAGTTTACATTCACTTGAAACCAAGACACACGCCAAGATATCATCAGTGTACATCTCTCTTAGAAGTTCACATAAACTTGCTTCCTTACATTTCCTTTGATAGATTGATTCCTCATATTAAGTTATGAACCATTATTGTATTTTTAAGCAGCACTACCACTCTACGAGGACCATGCAGTTGACAGTTGACACCTAACTGACTGCCTAATCATCAATCAGACAACTAAGCTGAAGCATCAGCCATTCAGCAACCAACTCTCCCATTAGCATTCCCACCACCCatctttttattggttttttttgggggggggggggggcgcggacagaaaatggagaaaaggagTGTAACAGCTACCATCTCTAGTGCAGTTCAGGGTTCTAGAAAGAATCTAGAAGCAAGAATTATGATTATAACCAGGATTTTAGTAATTGATAGAAAGACAGGGAATGAATAGATAACAATAAGAGAAAAATTATCCTTCCATCCAACGGTCAGATCACCCAAAAATCAGGGCTAGTGTAGTAACAATTGAGAGCTATCTAAATAGGAGGTCTAAAATTAGATGTAGCTAGCTTAGTTTTCGACTTAGATTCAAGATCtgagaaaataagaaagataTGGATAATCAGATCTCAAATTCTAGTCTAGAATGATTCTAGCAGATCTGCAGTTCAGATATAATAACCAGCGGGAAATAACCAGAACTATGGAATCGATTTTGGAGAggcagagaagaagagataaatATGATAGGATCAAGAGAAGAATAATAGTAATGAAGAGATACAACCTGGCTATGCAGGAACcagatcaagaagaagaaatagaggagTTTGCGAAGCACAGCAGTGCCAAAACTCttaaagggcatacccagtgcacaaggctcccaccactgcggggtctggggggTATAATGTACGCAGCCCTACCCccgctttgcagagaggctgtatCCCAACTCGAACCTGCAACCACTAGTTCtcaatggagcaactttaccgttgcaccgagGTCCGCTCTCTAGTCTCTAGTGCCAAAACTCTTAAGAAAACTAATATCCTATTAATCAATCACACCATACAATTGGAAGAGGTGAGGTAGTACATATATGTATAAGATTTTAAAATTTCCTAAactaactcataaaaggactccgaTACACTCTCTCACAGACTTGActtaatagactcaaaatagaactcTTAGACAGCTATCATTTTCctaatctaacttaaaactcctTTTTTAACTTAGCAAATTACTATTCCCATCCGCAGACTTAAACCCCTACACATGGGCTTATAAATAAGACCCATAACAACCAATAACCCAAAAACAAGTAGCCCAATGCCCATATAACCCATCCACGGGCCCCAAATAAGATCTTCCTATGCCCAATCGGCCATACGTAACATCATCTATCTCTGTTGCCACTACCAAActaaaggaggagaaagaactGCAGCAGCCAATGTCTCTGCTGCCAGCCtgttcctctcccttctcctttctctaTCAGCAATATCTCCTTgtccaccttcttctccttctccccctCAAGAAGCTATCAGGGAAAGGGGTTTTATCTATGCAGTGCATGATGAGGGAGTTGGATCAGGCAATTGAGTTGCGGTGGTGATTATTATGTTTTCATGTTGCAGAGGGGCAGGTGTGTCTTGGTGGGTGTGAAGCAGGTGTGCAATTGGCAAGCTGCTGGTTGCTGGAGACAACCTGAAGGCCCCACATGAAACAGTGTAAGAAGTATTGGGCATACTCAAACCTATTAGTTGAGGCTTGTAATATAATACTGAAGACAATGAGATCAAAGACGCTGCAAAGTTCCTAGCTGAGCTAGAGTCTATTCCAAATGGTAAAGATATTAGACACATCTGAAGCTGACAAAACTTAGAAGCATTTCAGTTCAGGAAAGAGGCAATCTCACAATTTTACTAGAtttgtaataataaaaaaaatattaagtaATTATTtcaaacatgagacagagactaCAACATGTCACTTGCCACAATCAATGAAACAAGGTACTGATATGAGCATCTGATACTGAATATGCCCTTTCTAGCTTTCTAATTTCCAGCCATGTTTCGGTCATTTTCTCAACTCCTAAACAAATGCCACATGTATGTTCTGTGAATGGCAACAAATAAATTATATGTGCTACCAAATGTTGCCACAGAGAATTCTcaacataaaaaaattcattaaatttGGTACGCATAAATAATAGAAAGCTGGGTGTGTGGGGGACTCATTGGAGTCCAACACACATAACTTGGTCCCTGGATGGACAGAAAAGGAGTTGTATATGGCTATATGCATTTTGCTTCTCCAAATTTCATAACTGTATCCATATCTGGACATTTTATAATTTCAGCAAAATAATATTCCCTTGCTATGATAGATACCAAGCTTTTGCACCTAACATTatatttccaaaagaaaaatatgatgccaataatttttccttttgatcCTGGTAGCTCATGAAAAGAATATTTTCCAACAAAAAGCCATTACACACCTAGAAATTTGTTACAAGTAGGTAGGGAAAAGCATACAATGGAGGAAGCTCAATTTTGAGGTTTGCACTGTTTCCCCAAGGagtttgtttccataaaaaattgCATTCGCCAAAACCTTCATTATTTGATGGTTCACATTCCAAAACAATATAACAATTTTGTGTCAAAGTTCTGCAAGTGTGCTGTTTGAATTGAACAAACGTAGAGCAGCAAAAATCtaaaacaaactccaacttgcCATAAACATTCTTCAATTGATGCACAAATATCCTGGCCAGATACTTGCTTGATTACAATTTGGTTCTACATACTGTAGTGGTAAGACAAGGGAACTTAACAAGTTGAAGGATCAAACTCTAAATATCACAAAATTATAATTCCAATAGATCATCTAAAAAAAGAGCAACTACATTTCAGCACAAAATAAGTATATTTTATAACACAAATTTCCTTGAGAATCAATGCTATGCAATTCACTATCATACGAGTATCcatttgatatttaaaaaaaataaaccctGAACTAGGAATTTTTCAAAGGAAAATGAACTCTtcaaaacaactaaaagaacaaattgaataaGCAAAATTACGTTGGATCTGTGGTTGGTAGTTTCCGAACAAGAAGAGTACCCCCTTGCCTTCCTATTGTTGGGGCCATCTCTTCTCCCTTATTCCAATGCAAGTATGTTAACTTGCCCTGAAATAAATTTTTCCAGATGGTGTCTCCTATATCTTTGTCAGTTATTTGACCTATTTTATAGCTCTGCATCACAATGAAGAATCAGTCAGGCCACTCTTTATTGGAATagattaagaaaaaataaaaaaaaaaaccctccatTTTTATATTAGAACTGAACAGAATCCAAAAGCAACAAATTATTTTCGAACAGCACCAGCAGAATCAGCTTATATTTATAATGCTTATAGCAAAGCAgaatgatgaaaaaaaaatgtgaacaAATGATCATATTCTTGGGATAAATCAACATATTTGTTCAATAAGGACTGCCATTGTGACAAACCAAGAATCTGGAACCAGCACCTGGAagtagatagagagagagagagagagaaaataaaaagaaactgaggaagaagaagagataagaCTACAAGAGAGACTAGCAACCAATAGCAGAGTTCAGTAGAACAAAGCTGGGGCTGATAGCAGGCTCCACTGAGTTCAAGAGTGTTACAATACCAAGACCCTGTAATCAGATAAGAgagtgaagagaagagagaagacaaGCTTCCCAAGAAGGAGGAAGACCTGTGGCTAGTGTTCTATACATAGCTGCAGACTCTCcctcatatatttataatatcgcaagacaaaagaaatgaagtacaaggacaaaactacccttgtacccacGATCTACACTAAACCAGAATATAAAACTccagaataataagaaagacaaaaatacccctaaaacTCAACACTCCAACTCAAGCTGCAGCATATATAGCActcatgctcagcttgttacaacaagagCGAAAATTAAGAGCAAACAAAGACTTCgtaaacacatcagcaagctgatccgATGATGGAACAATTAGAGTCTCGATCAGCTTCTTCAAGACTGCATTTCGAataaagtgacaatccacttcaatatgcttggtcctctcatgaaagacagGGTTACTAGCAATGTAAACAGCCGCTTGgttgtcacaatacatcttcataggtGTTGGCATAGGaaaacccatctcaagaagTAAATATCGAATCCACATTAGTTCAGCAGTAGTATGAGActatgagccatggctctatactCTACCCCAGCACTAGACCTGGCAATGgtagtctgtttcttgctacgccatctaactaggttacctccaacaaaggtacaataccctATAATAGAACGACGATCACTAGCTGATCctacccaatctgcatcagagaaGGCCACTAACTCCATATGCCTATTGGGACGATAAATAAGACATTTACCAGGAACACCCTTCAAGTATCGAATACGAACAGCAGCTTTCCAATGAGCTTTAAGCGGAGactgcataaattgactaacgACTCCAATAGCAAAGGATATGTCTGGCCTTGTGACAGTATTTGGTTTCTGTAAGAATGCACATCTTTGAGAGGATCACCATCATTAACCCCAAATTTCTGATGAGGGTCCATAGGAATATCCACTGGCTTTAACGCAAGCATGTCAGTGTCAGACAAAAGATCCATGACGTACTTCCCTTGAGACAAGTTGATTCCCTTTTTACTTCTGATAACTTCAATTCCAAGGAAATAACGGAGTTGACCTAAATCCTTGGTCTAAAAATGTTGTTGCAAGTATCCTTTTACCTCAACAATACCAACCTCATCATTATCAGAGACAATAATATCTTCTACGTAGACCACCAAGAAAACTAAATTCTCTCCTTGGCGACGAACAAACACTAGTTGATCTAAAAAACACTGGGAGAAGCCACACTTGGTCACAGTCGCACTAAACTTCTCGAACCAAGCCCGATGAGACTATTTCCACCCATAAATTGCCATATGCAACCTGCACACACGTCCACCATTCTCCCCTGAacaacataccctggaggtgGCTTCATATACACCTCCTCGAGCAAGTTACCCTAGAGGAAATCATTTTTAATGTCTAACTGAAACAACGACCAATCAAAGTTAACAGCCAATGAAATAACAAGACGCATAGAATTCAATCTAGCAACTGGTGAAAACGTCTCAAAAGAGTCAACGTCGTAAGTCTAGGTGTACCCTTTCGCAACCAAACAGGCTTTCAGCCGCTCCACATAGCCATCAGAATGGTACTTAACAGTATACAACAACCAGCGCTTTACAAAGTCCTTATCAAGGGGTAAATCCACCAAGCTCCAAGTATTACGAGTCAAgaaagcatccatttccacatccaggGCAGCTTTCCACCCAAGGACAGCAAGAGCCTCAATATGATTCCTGGGAATAGTAGTAGTAGACAAGGAGAGAGCAAAACCATGACGGGGAGAGggaagatgggagagagaaacaaaCTTATTAATGGGGTACACAGTTAATGACTTTTGAGTGCAGGAGTGTGTGCCCTTACAATGAGAAACCGGTAAGACATCAGTAATAGGAGGACTAGGATCTACACTAGAGGTTGAGATCGGTGCAAGGACGGATCGAGTTGGAGTAGAAACGTCCGTACGGAGCTGCCCCTGTCACGACCCAAACCCAGATATAGCCTCACGGGTGCTGATCAAACGATAGCTAAGACCATGCAGAAACATTCAGAACAAATCATCAAATTCAAGTCTTAAACATAAACAAcaaattcagccttatcccaacttaatggggtcggctacatggatccaaacataACAAAGTAGGGGAAAAAATCTGCTAAatggaaagaggaaagaagaccGCCCAATAAattaggaaaatctcagctaagtGGAGTCTGCTACATGGGTCCTTGccttccaataggctctatccgaggtcatacttggtagaAGACCTAGattatgcatgtccttcctcaaaACTCCTCtaatggtcattttaggcctgcccctaactattttagctccttcaatagggatcatatcactccttaccatagttatcaaggtgtcaCCCTGGCaacgcctaggcatccaagctCCTTGGTTGCCATGGGCGACTTGGACGTCTTGGTccaccttgttggtgttgccttggaTTTGGACCTCTCCATCGCCTTGGCcgccttgccaccttgataactgtgctccttactggggcgtccctaggcctccgttgaatgtggccataccacctcaaacaactagTATTACAAATTGGgagactaggaaggataaattaAGGAATTATTGAGAGTATATCGCCATTCCTTTCTTGGCCTCTCTCCaatgtcacatgtgatatggatttaCACAATCAAAGATTGTATCTCATTACAATGTAAACTCTATATTTGATTTATTCTCTTACCTAGTTTAGATTAACTAGGTCTCTTAAGGTTGTACATTGTATATATACTTCTATTGGAGAATTCAGAATTAAGGAAATACAATACAATTTGATATGGTATCTAGAGCCGTTTAGCACTCCAACgagtcttctctttttttttctatcttcttcccatcttctcatcttccttgcTTGATCGATCATAGGTGATGAGACCACTAACCTGTCCGCCATCTCCCCCACTGCAACTCTTACCGATCCTGCCATCCCTTCCCTTtcatctccatctccttctttcACTCACGCTCATCACTACTTATCCATTAAACTTACCTCCAAAAACTTTCTGTATTGGCAAACGCAAATTGAACCTTTCCATGACGGCTAAAATCTCTTTGGTCACCTTGATGGCACAACAGCCTGTCCCTCTGAACCCGCGGCTGCAGCTCTTTGGCGTTGTCAGGACTCCCTCATTCGAAGTCTTTTAATCTCCTCTCTCACTGAAGAAGTTTTTCCATTGGTGCTTGGGAAACGTATCAGTCATTATATCTAGCTCTCTCTCCACGGCATTATCCTCCCCTTCTGAGAGCTTCCTTATGTCTCTTAAAATGGCCCTCCAAGATATTGAACAAAAGCCGGAAGAGTCTGTTTCTCAGTTCTTGCAGCGCGCGAAATCCATTGCTGCCGAACTTGGTGCTGCTGGCCAACCTCTTCATCCTAGTGCATTTAATCTCCACATCTACAGGGGATTGAAACCAGAATTTCGTGCAATGGTGTCTTCTCTTCTGACACAGACTGATTCCATCTCTTACGATGATCTCCATGCTATGTTGCTGAGTCATGAATTTCTTCATGGCAGTACTTTACACAAGCTTGCTCTCACTGATTCTCCTATGCCTGCTGTCTCCCCTACTGCAAATTCCGCCCAACGCTCCTCTTCCACTCCACCCGCCGGTTCTTTTCCTCCTAACCGTGGTGGCAGGAGTGGTCGTGGTGGTCGAGGCCGTGGCGGACGGGGTCGTGGTAGCCATCCTGGCCAGAATTATGGAAGTTTTTGGTGTGCTATCTGCCGTCGCACGAACCATTCAACTAACCGCTGCTTTCTTTGCTTTCAAAGTGGTTACCCTACCAACAATTACAACCAATTTCCCACTGCCGCCCCATCCCCAACGCTCCATTATACCTACACCTCTTACCCTATGACCGCCCATACATATGGCCATCCCAACCCTCCCTTACTCCCCACGCCTCATCCCTCTACTGCCCTCCCCTGGTACCCAGACACTGGCGCATCACACCATGTCACCCCTGATATCCAATCCCTTTCCCAGTATGATGAGTACACTGGTCCGGATCAGCTTCATGTTGGCAATGGTAAAGGCTTACCAATTTCTCATATTGGTTATTCTGCTCTCCCTTCTCTTGCTTCGCGTTCCTTTCATTTAAATAATGTACTTCATGTCCCGTCTATTTCTAAGcgtcttctttctgttcaaaaATTTTCCTGTGATAATAATGTTTTCTTCGAATTTCACCTGTCTCATTTTTTTGTAAAGGCTCAGGCAACCAGATCAACACTCCTCTCCGGTCCGAGTAAAGTTGGCCTTTATGAACTTTCTTCCTCGTCTTCTCCATCCGTTAATGCTGCTGTTCGCACATCTCTTGATGTTTGGCATCGTCGTCTAGGCCACCCGCATGAGCGTCTTCTCCGTCATATGCTTAAAATAAATTCTCTCCCTTGTTTGTCATCCCGTCTTAGTAATATTTGTCCTGCTTGTCAGTTAGGTAAAGCAGCACATTGTCTCCCTTTACCTGAGACACATAGTAAAAGTCTATTTCCGTTGGATCTTATtcatagtgatgtttgggggccttctcccaCCCCATCTTTGTCTGCACATCGTTATTATGTAATCTTCGTTGATGATAAtacaaaatttatttggttttatcctatGATGCGCAAATCCGAATTGTTTACTATTTTTTCCCAATTTCAGGCACATGTAGAATGATTTTGTAATcgtaaaattaaataaattcaaaCTGATTGGGGTGACGAGAATTGCACTCTTCCCCAATATTTTGCCAAAATTGGAATTTCCCATCGCCTGTCTGCTCCCCATACTCATGAACAGCAAGGGGCTGTTGAACGTCGTCATCGACACATCGTTGACACTGGACTCTCCCTCCTTGCTCATGGGTATGTTCCTCGTCTCTATTGGCATTTCGCCTTTGAGACAGCCGTATATCTAATTAATCGGATGCCCTCTTCTATCTCTCTAGGTGTTTCCCCCTTTCAACTTGTTTACCACAAGCCACCTGACTATTCTTTTCTCAAGGTCTTTGGTTGTTTGTGTTTTCCTTACCTGCGTCCCTACAATAAGCATAAGATGGATTTTCGCTCATCACGGTGCGTTTTTCTCGACTACTGCCCATCACACACTGGTTATCGCTGCCTTGACCTTTCCACCAATAAATTAATTGTTGCTCGTCATGTTCGTTTTGATGAGGCATCCTTTCCTCTTTCCAATTCCATTTTAGGCCCCTCCCCATCCTCTATGCCTTTGCTGCCCATACCATGGGCTTCTGCTCCTCTTAGTCCGCCACCACACACGACTTACCCTTACCtgcctctccttctccctctccggTGTACTCCCTGCCTCCAATCCCTCACCCATGTCACTTATTCCCTTACCGGCTTCACCCACATCCACGGCCTCCTCCACTCCTACCTCTAGTCCACCACTCCGTACCCGCTCCTTGGCCGAACTATATACCCTTCCACCTAGCACCACCATAACGTCCCAAGTGCCCAACCATGTCCCATCTTCTTCAATGCAGCCTCGGCCTCGCCCCAACCCTCCCCATGCATTACATACTAACACCACTTTGTCTAAGCCTACTTGTTTTTCACAAGCCTCTAGATCCCTGAATGGCGCACAGCGATGGCAGAGGAATTCAATGCCCTTGTAAGGAATGGCACATGGTCCCTTGTTCACGGTCTCCTCATATGAATTTGATTGGGTGTAAATGGGTGTATCGCATCAAGCGCAAGGCTGACGGTATGCTTGAGCGTGTGGCTAAGGGCTTCCATCAACAGCATGGGATTGACCATGGTGAGACGTTCAGTCCAGTTATCAAACCTACCACTATCCGCTGTGTTCTCTCTATTGCGGTTTCTCAAGGTTGGTCCATCAGGCAGTTGGATGTACACAATGCGTTCCTTCACGGTGTGCTTAGAGAA is drawn from Telopea speciosissima isolate NSW1024214 ecotype Mountain lineage chromosome 1, Tspe_v1, whole genome shotgun sequence and contains these coding sequences:
- the LOC122672149 gene encoding uncharacterized protein LOC122672149, translating into MVSLSTWFRYIAHKFEYSVSLSWKSYKIGQITDKDIGDTIWKNLFQGKLTYLHWNKGEEMAPTIGRQGGTLLVRKLPTTDPTRVFVGDVVVLKDLENPDNYMIRRLAAVEGYEMVSTEEKDEPFVLEKDECWVLSDNEALKPKEAKDSRAFGPVPMTNIVGRVIYAMRTAVDHGPVQNSHFSMRKDSPVLEVELDVDEMAKNAR